The following coding sequences lie in one Apium graveolens cultivar Ventura chromosome 3, ASM990537v1, whole genome shotgun sequence genomic window:
- the LOC141715227 gene encoding uncharacterized protein LOC141715227 has translation MKLNGQYSTVRGNILMMYPLPNVSQAYRLFAKEERHKDVSQISTQIESLAFVANRNNYYQPQRNFSANRQQFSGNNGNQFNTNTGTGNSFNKKGGRPNYFCTHCKIPGHSIERCFKIHGYPPNFNKIEKRVVVVSQLSTESSGFDDCKNDSNSSNTSISVDQYNHLMSLIGKSSSETQVADPSKHALLADNMCLLSNAVNEWLIDSGATDHICPDLSFFSSYENIFDNNNYITIPNGYKVKVLHKGSVKLNDELTIQHVLHVPDLCFRLISVSKLCEDLGCQVSFTNQGCFIQGLSQNRPQIHLGSSLNGLYRDVSSTNTSNSEKHCNVSIAATEEARLWHLQMGHLPFSLLHLVTPISKLPTQDTVQCVRSDNALELTEELLKQLYASKGIINQTICAYTPQQNGVVERKHGHLLETARSLHLQVSDSDYLTPDSETYFAPNNSHQPSPSTVIDISTTVPSRQSSRSKVTPSYLQDYVCNLSHSPDSHWCGIVSASIIPTSHHALLSHTTITEHKSYAEASTHPLRIAAIQKELSALETN, from the exons ATGAAGCTGAATGGGCAATATAGCACAGTAAGGGGTAATATACTAATGATGTATCCTCTTCCAAATGTTTCACAAGCTTATAGATTATTTGCAAAAGAAGAAAGACATAAGGATGTCTCTCAAATTTCAACTCAAATTGAATCACTTGCATTTGTAGCCAACAGAAACAATTATTATCAGCCTCAGAGGAACTTTTCTGCTAATAGACAACAATTTTCAGGGAATAATGGAAACCAATTCAATACTAACACTGGAACTGGTAATTCATTCAACAAGAAAGGAGGAAGACCCAATTACTTTTGTACTCATTGCAAGATCCCAGGCCATAGCATTGAAAGATGTTTTAAGATCCATGGATATCCTCCAAACTTTAACAAAATAGAGAAAAGGGTGGTTGTTGTCTCTCAACTATCTACTGAATCTTCTGGTTTTGATGATTGCAAGAATGATTCAAATTCTTCAAATACATCTATCAGTGTTGATCAATACAATCATCTCATGTCACTGATTGGCAAGTCTTCATCAGAAACACAAGTTGCAGATCCTTCTAAACATGCTCTTCTGGCAGATAACATGTGTTTATTGTCTAATGCAGTGAATGAGTGGCTCATTGACAGTGGAGCCACAGACCATATATGTCCTGATTTGAGTTTTTTCTCTAGTTATGAGAATATTTTTGACAACAATAATTATATAACTATTCCTAATGGGTATAAGGTGAAAGTTTTACACAAAGGATCAGTCAAACTAAACGATGAACTTACTATACAACATGTATTACATGTCCCGGATCTTTGTTTCAGACTAATCTCTGTATCGAAACTTTGTGAAGATCTAGGTTGCCAGGTTTCATTTACTAATCAGGGTTGCTTTATACAGGGCCTTTCACAGAACAGGCCTCAGATTCATCTTGGTAGCTCGCTTAATGGACTATATAGAGATGTGTCTTCTACAAATACTTCTAATAGTGAGAAACATTGTAATGTCTCTATTGCTGCTACTGAAGAAGCAAGACTTTGGCACCTACAGATGGGTCACCTCCCTTTCTCTTTGTTACATCTGGTAACCCCAATCTCTAAGCTTCCAACTCAAGATACT GTACAATGTGTGAGATCTGATAATGCTCTAGAGCTGACTGAAGAATTGCTTAAACAACTATATGCTTCTAAAGGGATTATTAATCAAACCATATGTGCTTatactccacaacaaaatggggttGTGGAGCGAAAGCACGGGCATCTTTTAGAAACTGCTAGGAGTCTGCACCTTCAAG TTTCTGATTCTGATTATCTTACTCCAGATTCGGAAACTTATTTTGCTCCTAATAATTCTCATCAACCTTCTCCTAGTACTGTTATTGACATTTCCACTACTGTTCCTTCTAGACAATCTAGCAGGTCTAAAGTCACACCTTCATATCTTCAGGATTATGTTTGTAATCTCAGTCATAGCCCTGATTCTCATTGGTGTGGCATTGTTTCAGCTTCCATCATTCCCACTTCACATCATGCCTTGTTATCTCATACAACAATTACTGAACATAAATCTTATGCAGAAGCATCTACTCATCCTTTACGGATTGCAGCAATACAAAAAGAGTTAAGTGCTTTAGAAACTAACTAG
- the LOC141715228 gene encoding uncharacterized protein LOC141715228: protein MTASATTSSTTTSSSNTNQDPMSVYYIHPSDASTTQLVSTKFSGAGFNNLKRSMMLTLSTKNKLGFVNGTVPVPASNSAEYKYWQRCNNLVISWILFNLEEHIGKSLLFLSTAREIWKDMENRFGYASMAQVYSLEQQLLEIN, encoded by the coding sequence ATGACTGCATCTGCCACTACATCATCAACTACTACATCATCTTCTAATACTAATCAAGATCCAATGAGTGTTTACTATATTCATCCTTCGGATGCATCAACTACTCAACTTGTGTCGACAAAATTCAGTGGAGCCGGATTTAACAACTTGAAAAGATCAATGATGCTCACTCTATCTACAAAGAATAAACTAGGGTTTGTGAATGGTACTGTACCTGTGCCTGCATCAAATTCTGCTGAGTACAAATACTGGCAGCGTTGCAACAACTTGGTCATATCATGGATTCTTTTCAATTTAGAAGAACACATTGGTAAAAGTCTTTTGTTTCTTTCAACTGCTCGTGAGATTTGGAAAGACATGGAAAATAGGTTTGGCTATGCTTCGATGGCACAAGTATATTCTTTGGAACAACAATTGCTCGAGATTAATTAG